From a region of the Sporosarcina ureilytica genome:
- a CDS encoding LPXTG cell wall anchor domain-containing protein, whose amino-acid sequence MSTYETKDSYFFIFDSHFLMIAGIILVIIVLFLYLGKRK is encoded by the coding sequence ATGAGTACATATGAAACGAAGGATTCCTACTTTTTTATTTTTGATTCTCATTTTTTAATGATTGCGGGTATTATCCTGGTTATCATCGTACTCTTTCTCTATTTAGGAAAACGAAAGTAA